A single region of the Lotus japonicus ecotype B-129 chromosome 4, LjGifu_v1.2 genome encodes:
- the LOC130715116 gene encoding protein ROLLING AND ERECT LEAF 2-like → MGCSQSKLDNEEAVQLCKDRKRFIKQAVEQRTQFATGHIAYIQSLKRVSAALHDYFEGDDKQAELSLDSFITPLKRTLEFGPNSTMKVNCLRAGGNPAISVEERPQSPEMVRVEAYSPMHQFGIDGFFTMQSSPVNASIFAYSPNNRPIIPSPQHSQWDSFWNPFTSLDYYGYPMGNSLDHTVVNDDSKGLRQAREDEGIPDLEEDETEKEDSVAKRIVAEEKTKTDSSKEEVTVEDVDEHEEEEAIGAETKAENGISDSQGNASECFQVSKAQSAGHVDSSHREMAIGKEEAKEETPGFTVYVNRRPTSMGEVIKDLEAQFTVVCNAASDVSALLDANKDQYLSTSSELSASKLLNPVALFRSASSHSSPSRFLTNSSNTRDEGYKSTDDPLMEHCALSSSHQSTLDRLYAWEKKLYKEVRSGARVRLAYEKKCQQLRNRDVEGEEPSSVDKTRAAIRDLQTQITVSMHSIEAISKRIETLRDEELHPQLLELLQQLARMWKVMAECHQTQKIALDEAKILLACIEAKKQCAMPIADPQRLARSSSNLEIELRNWRNTFESWIKSQRSYIHALTGWFLRGVRCEPEASKLACSPRMTSDSHPMFGLCVHWSRRLDAIQETAVVNGIDFFAAGVGSLYAQQLREDSRRSKEPNEKNMEVVEVGQVEEVMTTEQMAEVAVKVLCAGMSSAMSSMAEFAIDSAKGYNELVKQWENVKLQQHACETAT, encoded by the exons ATGGGATGTTCTCAATCAAAATTGGATAATGAAGAGGCAGTTCAGCTTTGTAAGGATAGGAAGCGATTCATCAAACAAGCTGTCGAGCAAAGAACTCAATTCGCTACTGGTCACATAGCATACATCCAATCTCTGAAGAGAGTTTCAGCTGCACTGCATGATTACTTTGAAGGAGATGATAAGCAAGCTGAGTTATCATTAGATTCATTCATAACCCCTTTGAAGAGAACACTTGAGTTTGGACCCAATTCAACTATGAAAGTGAATTGTCTTAGGGCTGGTGGTAATCCAGCAATTTCAGTTGAGGAAAGGCCTCAATCACCGGAAATGGTTCGAGTTGAAGCATATTCACCAATGCACCAGTTTGGTATTGATGGTTTCTTTACAATGCAATCCTCACCTGTGAATGCTTCAATTTTTGCTTATTCTCCCAATAACAGGCCAATTATCCCTTCACCACAACATTCCCAATGGGATTCCTTTTGGAATCCATTCACATCATTGGACTATTATGGTTACCCCATGGGAAATAGTCTTGACCACACTGTGGTGAATGATGATAGTAAAGGACTGAGGCAGGCCcgagaagatgaaggaataccagaccttgaagaagatgaaactgAAAAAGAAGATTCTGTTGCAAAGAGAATTGTAGcagaagaaaaaaccaaaactgACTCTTCCAAAGAAGAAGTCACAGTTgaagatgttgatgaacatgagGAAGAGGAGGCAATAGGAGCTGAAACTAAAGCTGAGAATGGAATCTCAGATTCACAAGGCAATGCTAGTGAATGTTTCCAAGTATCAAAAGCTCAAAGTGCAGGTCATGTTGATTCCAGCCATCGGGAAATGGCAATTGGTAAGGAAGAAGCTAAGGAAGAAACACCTGGTTTTACTGTTTATGTAAACAGAAGGCCAACAAGCATGGGGGAAGTGATAAAGGATCTTGAAGCTCAATTCACAGTAGTCTGCAATGCAGCTAGTGATGTCTCAGCACTGTTAGATGCCAATAAAGATCAGTATTTATCGACATCTAGTGAACTTTCAG CATCAAAATTGTTGAATCCAGTAGCTCTTTTCCGCTCTGCTTCTTCACACTCTTCGCCATCAAGATTTTTAACGAATTCTTCTAACACAAGGGATGAAGGTTACAAGAGTACTGATGATCCATTAATGGAACATTGTGCGTTATCTTCTAGTCATCAGTCAACATTAGACAGGTTATATGCATGGGAGAAGAAGCTCTACAAGGAAGTTAGG tCTGGAGCACGTGTTCGGCTTGCATATGAGAAGAAATGTCAGCAACTAAGGAACCGTGATGTAGAAGGAGAGGAACCCTCTTCTGTGGATAAAACAAGAGCTGCCATTAGAGATCTACAGACCCAGATAACAGTTTCAATGCACTCAATTGAAGCTATTTCCAAAAGAATTGAAACTCTAAGGGATGAAGAGTTGCATCCCCAACTTCTTGAATTGTTGCAACA GCTGGCACGGATGTGGAAAGTGATGGCGGAATGTCATCAGACACAGAAGATAGCCTTAGATGAAGCTAAGATTCTCCTAGCTTGCATTGAAGCTAAAAAACAGTGTGCCATGCCAATAGCTGATCCACAGAGGCTTGCTCGTTCATCCTCCAATCTTGAAATTGAGTTGAGGAATTGGCGAAACACCTTCGAGTCATGGATCAAATCTCAGAGATCCTACATTCATGCTCTAACCGGCTGGTTTCTCCGAGGTGTGAGATGTGAGCCTGAAGCATCGAAGTTAGCATGCTCTCCTCGAATGACCAGTGACTCTCACCCAATGTTTGGACTCTGTGTTCATTGGTCAAGGCGCCTAGATGCCATTCAAGAAACAGCAGTAGTTAATGGCATAGACTTTTTTGCAGCTGGTGTAGGGTCCCTCTATGCGCAACAGCTAAGAGAAGATTCTCGACGATCGAAAGAACCAAATGAGAAGAATATGGAAGTGGTGGAAGTTGGTCAAGTAGAAGAGGTGATGACTACTGAGCAAATGGCTGAGGTTGCTGTGAAGGTACTTTGTGCTGGAATGTCAAGTGCTATGAGCTCAATGGCAGAGTTTGCTATTGATTCTGCTAAGGGATACAATGAACTTGTTAAGCAATGGGAGAATGTGAAGTTGCAGCAGCATGCTTGTGAGACTGCAACATAG